From Apium graveolens cultivar Ventura unplaced genomic scaffold, ASM990537v1 ctg5594, whole genome shotgun sequence:
GCAGTATTATTACCATCCAGATTGGATAAATGATGATGGTCCTGCATATCTGAGTAATGAAAAAGTTAATAGATGTTATCAAAAAAGGAGTATATTAAATGTTCATTTCAACAAATAGGTAATGAATTGTAAttatacttggatgttctgccATATGAACTCTGAAATTAGTTTGTGAGTTGGATATATAGAAAAACAATCCGAATGTGTGGAGCGTTGAAGACAATCGGATGTATTTTTAATAAAGATATACACTATCTTTATAGTTAAGGTGATAGGCTGATAATTAGTCCATGAAATCTCAATCAATAGATATCTAGTAAAGTTGTATGATGATCCCTAACAGCTTACACCAATATTAGCTAGAAAAAAAAGTGTTAAAATAGAATCTCAATTAGTATCATAAATGTGATattaaacaaatatttaaatatgaGTTAGTTATCTAATACAAATTGTTAGTATCCCATAATCTTCTCTGATTATCATAATGTCTCCTTATCAATATAAAACATATCACATCTAATTATATTGAGAATTTGATATGCATAAAAAAACTATTCCAGAATCTGCCTTTTACTTAGTAGTTATATGAGAATGAATAACCAATATGACCTGATATAATTCTAATTTAATAACAAAAAAAATTCTCGTACTACCAATTATAATAAAATGATGAATAACTTAGTCAGAATTGTAAATGTGCAATACAAATAACTACTATGATACATTATCATCATTTATGCTCGGTAGGTTGTAAAATACTTCTTCATAGACTACATGTGATGTAATATTTGTGGTGGTACCATCTTCATGGTCAAACCATTACAATAAGTTAGTTAAATCAAATATTATCACAATTTAGGAAGGTTGTAGAAAACTTCTTCAAACACAACATTTGATGTTATATTTGTGCTTTTCCCATTATCGTTATCAATAAGATATGTAGTCTTTCTGGAGATGTAACACGGGATATTGCAATGTATAACTGACCATGTGAGAATACGGGCCGAGGAAGATACAATCCAACTGTGTCCCATGATTGACCTTGGCTCTTGTTCACAGTCATGGCAAAACATAGTTGGAGAGGAAATTGCGTTCTTTTAAATTCAAATGGCCAATTTGTGTCTGTTGGGACCATATCGATTCTTGGAATTAGATGTTTCGTACCAACTTGAGATCCACAGAGAATTTGACATTCTATACTGTTTTTTTGCAGCCAGTAACTATCATCCTTGTACCATTGCATAAACCCATAATCTGATTTAAATTCCTCATCAACATAACAACGGCTCCAACCTTTACTTTCAACTCATGTTTAGGCATACATGGCATATTTATGGAGTTCAAATACTCAACTGGAAATGATGAATCAAAGTCATTATCATCAACACCCCTGTCTTCGATTGAATCTTGGCTGAGATAAGTATGCATATTACCCGGAACTCTTTCAAGAATCTGTGCATTGATGTCATCAACTACAACTACAACGTTTGTTGGAGTCAAAATAGATCTCGATCTCAGATACTCCTGTGAATGCAAGTTATTCTGAAAATCTGGATATATAATGTCAATTAGGGTTTTAATGGGAGTTTTCAAGGGACTCTTGACAACATATTCATCAGGAACTACAAACTCAGTTTCAACATCTGCACGATGAGTATCAATGCATTCAACTTTTCCGTCTCCAATATCAAGTTGCCATTTACTAAAGTCAGCTATTACTTTATTTCTAGCTTCAGAATTACCTTAATGTAATCTCATGTTCTGACTGAGAAGAAAGACACTGCAAGATTTCCAAAGCTGGGATTTGTTGAATGATGCATTCACTATTTCAGCCCTTCCAGCCTTAGGCAGAACAGGTAATATTTGTCGAAAAATCGCCTCCAAAAACAACTATAATACCACCAAAGGGTCTTCTTCCTCGTTCTACATCAACAGCAGCCATTATGTCTCGCAAGCTTCTGTCCACGGCTTCAATTGCATAGCGATGCTGCATTGGAGCTTCATCCCATATTATAAGACTTGTGTGTTGCATCAACTCTGCAATGTCTGTACCATGTTTTATTCCAGCAATAGAACTCTGATCTAATTTAAGAGGTATCTTAAACCTAGAATGAGCTGTTCGGCCACCAGGAAGAAGTGTAGCAGCAATTCCTGAGCCTGCAACAGGAAGAACAATCTTTCCTTCTGATCGAAAACGTGAACAAAGAGTTTGCCAAAGAAACATTTTACCGCATCCACCGCTCCCGTAAACAAAAAACATTCCACCTTTATTTTTGTTTACATTATCAACAACTGCATTATATACATCCAGCTGCCTTGAGTTCAGATTTTTATGAGCTTTATCATGATTAAGTCTCAATTCTTCTTTATTGTAGCTAGTTTCCTCAGCAATAAGACGATTGACAAAAGTGTGGAAAAATCGTTCGTCAGGAAATGGCATCATATGAAAATCTCTTAAGGACTTACCAACATCATTTAACAACTTTTCAATCTCTGCACAAAAAAATGGTAAATGATCCGACAtctaaataaaaataataaaaaaatactaCAAAGTAACAAACGTAAAATGTATTTAATACTGATCACACACCTGCTAAAGCATAGTTCTGGATTTCATACTCGGACATTGTTAAATGAATGTTATCAGAAATCTTACGCCGGATATAAAGAACATCGTCTGACAATGCTGGCCAGTGTTGTTCCCATAGCGCAAGCGGATCAGACACCGAACAATATGCCAGTATGTTAACAAACATAGCCCGAATTTGGATTGGCATAGCTGACAATGCATTTTCTTCCAAAGCATCATGCCATTGCTTGTCATTATTCAACAGACCAAGAGCACCACATGCTTTCCTTAAATGTATCATATGTAGTTCCATCAATAGTGCGCAACTGAGAGAAAGATAAAGCACCTTTACATCTAAG
This genomic window contains:
- the LOC141702730 gene encoding uncharacterized protein LOC141702730; the encoded protein is MLSVDAPDIVSRVFKLKLDQLLDLIKKNYFGKCIGEAWLATRAYANLGALKADLILLKRFNGNTYFDDCGFPVYRRRNTGRVINKKGINLDNQYKKSNKSGSEQTARSVKNLDEVKNFLDGRYVCASEASWRIFGFNIHHRSPSVERLPIHLPGQKYLNFQISADLENVCNNTTSKKSKLEAWFVANSEFPQARNFTYSDFPTQFTWIKKTSKWKLRQRGDVVGSCALLMELHMIHLRKACGALGLLNNDKQWHDALEENALSAMPIQIRAMFVNILAYCSVSDPLALWEQHWPALSDDVLYIRRKISDNIHLTMSEYEIQNYALAEIEKLLNDVGKSLRDFHMMPFPDERFFHTFVNRLIAEETSYNKEELRLNHDKAHKNLNSRQLDVYNAVVDNVNKNKGGMFFVYGSGGCGKMFLWQTLCSRFRSEGKIVLPVAGSGIAATLLPGGRTAHSRFKIPLKLDQSSIAGIKHGTDIAELMQHTSLIIWDEAPMQHRYAIEAVDRSLRDIMAAVDVERGRRPFGGIIVVFGGDFSTNITCNSEARNKVIADFSKWQLDIGDGKVECIDTHRADVETEFVVPDEYVVKSPLKTPIKTLIDIIYPDFQNNLHSQEYLRSRSILTPTNVVVVVDDINAQILERVPGNMHTYLSQDSIEDRGVDDNDFDSSFPVEYLNSINMPCMPKHELKVKVGAVVMLMRNLNQIMGLCNGTRMIVTGCKKTV